The proteins below are encoded in one region of Neoasaia chiangmaiensis:
- the uraD gene encoding 2-oxo-4-hydroxy-4-carboxy-5-ureidoimidazoline decarboxylase: MIEGISSADFVSRFGDIYENSPWIVEAAYAQGPFADPAIFLATCADIVRGADIARRRALVRAHPELARKFGVDPTLGELSAAEQAGAGLDRLTPDEFTRFRAANDAYRQRFDMPFVICVREASKAVILAELQRRLANADDVELEEALTQIDRIAALRLQDKLRP, encoded by the coding sequence ATGATCGAGGGAATTTCGTCCGCCGATTTCGTCTCGCGGTTCGGCGACATCTACGAGAACTCGCCATGGATCGTGGAGGCGGCCTATGCGCAGGGACCTTTTGCCGACCCGGCGATATTCCTGGCGACATGTGCGGATATCGTACGTGGGGCCGATATCGCTCGCCGCCGGGCACTGGTGCGTGCTCATCCGGAACTGGCGCGCAAGTTCGGCGTCGATCCCACGCTTGGCGAACTATCCGCCGCCGAGCAGGCCGGTGCCGGCCTGGATCGCCTGACGCCGGATGAGTTCACACGCTTCAGGGCCGCAAACGACGCCTACCGCCAGCGTTTCGACATGCCTTTCGTGATCTGCGTGCGGGAAGCCAGCAAAGCCGTCATTCTCGCCGAGTTACAAAGAAGGCTGGCGAACGCGGACGATGTAGAGCTTGAGGAGGCGCTGACGCAGATCGATCGTATTGCAGCCCTGCGGTTACAGGATAAGCTTCGGCCATGA
- a CDS encoding gamma-glutamyltransferase family protein, with amino-acid sequence MLHSARAKHGMVTAPHHLAAQTGRDILKSGGSAIDAAIGVAATLAVVYPHMTGIGGDGFWLIRRPDGQVTAIDACGRAARAAEVELYRGRDAIPWHGGLAANTVAGTVSGWQAAHHIGGRQPIARLLDDAIHYAEDGVIATESLAGLAARHAGDLRHIPGFATLFLPDGAPIATGEVLRNTALANTLRRLAAAGLSDFYTGSLAADIARDLHTAGSPVDVNDLEAHTATVGTPLSVQLGCGRFYNTRPPTQGAASLLILALAERWGVRGADTTEDLHKWVEATKRAFLYRDATIADPAIMMSDPQDLLQDPSALDTMAAAFDPDRATPWPRPSHGGDTTWFGVVDAQGWAVSAIQSLYFEFGSGVTLPNTGIVWQNRGASFDLSNHGLRRLAPGRKPFHTLNPALAELRDGSIMTYGTMGGEGQPQTQAAIVARAVIAGMSLQHAITAPRWLLGRTWGEATTTLKLEDRFPGDIVDALRTMGHDVEILPAFADAMGHAGAIRRYGDGTLEGACDPRSDGTVAAW; translated from the coding sequence ATGCTGCATAGCGCGCGCGCGAAGCATGGCATGGTCACAGCGCCCCATCATCTCGCCGCGCAGACCGGCCGCGACATTTTGAAATCCGGCGGTTCGGCCATCGATGCCGCCATCGGCGTGGCCGCCACCTTGGCTGTCGTCTACCCCCATATGACCGGAATCGGCGGGGACGGTTTCTGGCTCATTCGTCGACCGGACGGGCAGGTAACGGCAATCGACGCGTGTGGGCGGGCGGCACGGGCCGCCGAAGTTGAACTGTATCGCGGCAGGGATGCCATACCCTGGCACGGCGGGCTGGCGGCCAATACGGTGGCCGGAACCGTCTCGGGCTGGCAGGCCGCACATCATATCGGCGGGCGACAGCCGATCGCGCGGCTTCTCGACGATGCGATCCATTATGCCGAGGACGGTGTCATCGCAACGGAAAGCCTCGCCGGGCTTGCAGCGCGCCATGCCGGTGATCTTCGGCATATTCCCGGGTTCGCAACGCTTTTCCTGCCTGACGGTGCGCCGATTGCGACGGGCGAAGTTCTCCGCAATACCGCATTGGCGAATACACTGAGGCGGCTTGCGGCGGCCGGGTTATCCGATTTCTACACGGGGTCGCTTGCCGCCGATATCGCGCGCGATCTTCACACCGCCGGCTCTCCGGTCGATGTCAACGATCTTGAGGCGCATACGGCGACGGTCGGCACGCCATTATCCGTGCAACTCGGATGTGGCCGGTTTTACAATACCCGACCGCCAACGCAAGGCGCAGCATCCCTGCTGATTCTGGCACTGGCCGAACGGTGGGGCGTGCGTGGCGCCGATACGACCGAAGACCTGCATAAATGGGTCGAGGCGACCAAACGCGCTTTTCTCTATCGGGACGCGACGATTGCTGATCCGGCAATCATGATGTCCGACCCGCAGGACCTGCTTCAGGATCCGTCGGCGCTGGATACCATGGCGGCGGCATTCGATCCTGATCGGGCGACGCCCTGGCCCCGCCCGTCCCATGGTGGCGACACGACATGGTTCGGTGTCGTCGATGCCCAGGGCTGGGCGGTCAGCGCGATACAAAGCCTGTATTTCGAATTCGGCTCGGGCGTCACGCTGCCGAACACTGGCATCGTCTGGCAGAATCGCGGCGCGAGTTTCGACCTGAGCAACCACGGTCTTCGTCGTCTCGCACCGGGCCGCAAGCCGTTTCATACCCTGAATCCCGCTCTGGCCGAATTGCGTGACGGCAGCATCATGACCTACGGCACGATGGGCGGGGAGGGACAACCGCAAACCCAGGCGGCAATCGTCGCGCGTGCGGTGATTGCCGGCATGAGCCTGCAACACGCCATCACGGCGCCGAGATGGTTATTGGGGCGCACATGGGGCGAAGCCACCACGACGTTGAAACTGGAGGACCGCTTCCCCGGCGATATCGTCGATGCACTCCGAACGATGGGGCACGATGTCGAGATTCTTCCGGCCTTTGCGGATGCCATGGGGCATGCCGGTGCAATCCGGCGTTATGGCGACGGCACGCTGGAAGGCGCATGCGATCCGCGTAGCGATGGCACGGTGGCGGCGTGGTGA
- a CDS encoding SDR family NAD(P)-dependent oxidoreductase produces the protein MEKNLVIVTGGARGIGRAIAEKLVQEGYAVAITYTSSSTRADEVVSRLQGEGGRIRAFQADVTNPAQIAKLFDDAISALGPLHGLVNNAGITGTQAPIADQTPEDLNKLIATNITGSLIAAGEAARRLSTEAGALGGVIINISSVAARLGGLSGLVAYATTKGAIETFTKGFANEVARNGIRVNAVAPGLTDTEMVPAEAAQAAEKYVPMGRMGEPSEIAEAVAFLLSDKASYITGTTLTVSGGR, from the coding sequence ATGGAAAAAAATCTTGTCATTGTCACCGGCGGCGCGCGCGGGATCGGTCGCGCGATTGCTGAAAAACTCGTGCAGGAGGGCTATGCGGTTGCGATCACCTATACGAGTTCATCGACACGAGCTGATGAGGTCGTATCGCGTCTGCAAGGCGAGGGCGGGCGTATCCGGGCCTTTCAGGCCGACGTGACGAACCCCGCGCAGATTGCCAAACTCTTTGATGATGCGATATCGGCATTAGGGCCGCTGCATGGACTGGTTAATAATGCCGGCATCACCGGCACACAGGCTCCGATCGCCGACCAGACGCCAGAAGACCTCAACAAGCTGATCGCGACAAACATTACGGGCAGCCTGATTGCCGCAGGCGAGGCCGCACGGCGATTGTCAACAGAAGCTGGCGCCCTTGGGGGCGTCATCATCAATATCTCATCGGTCGCCGCGCGGTTGGGTGGGCTATCGGGACTCGTTGCGTATGCCACGACGAAAGGCGCGATCGAGACTTTCACTAAGGGCTTCGCCAATGAAGTGGCGCGTAATGGCATACGCGTCAACGCCGTGGCGCCTGGGCTGACCGATACGGAGATGGTCCCTGCGGAAGCGGCTCAGGCCGCTGAAAAATATGTGCCGATGGGACGTATGGGAGAACCGAGCGAGATCGCAGAGGCTGTCGCCTTCCTGCTGTCGGACAAGGCCTCTTATATCACCGGCACCACTTTGACGGTTTCCGGCGGTCGATAA
- the uraH gene encoding hydroxyisourate hydrolase produces the protein MTTLSTHVLDTALGRPASGVSFTLQEGDVLRFEGITNEDGRCPALKDLVLTAGRYRLVFCVAAYFAEQGMVLADPPFLETVPIFFGIGDEGHYHVPLLLSPYGYSTYRGS, from the coding sequence ATGACAACACTTTCGACCCACGTGCTGGATACCGCCCTTGGCAGACCGGCGTCAGGCGTGAGCTTTACGTTGCAGGAAGGTGACGTGTTGCGCTTCGAAGGCATCACGAACGAAGACGGCCGTTGTCCTGCGCTGAAGGACCTCGTCCTGACGGCCGGCCGATACCGGCTTGTCTTCTGCGTCGCTGCCTATTTCGCAGAGCAGGGTATGGTGTTGGCCGATCCGCCGTTTCTGGAGACCGTTCCCATTTTCTTCGGCATCGGAGATGAGGGGCATTATCACGTGCCACTTCTGCTCTCGCCCTATGGTTACTCGACCTATCGCGGCAGCTGA
- the puuE gene encoding allantoinase PuuE: MTQSYPRDLIGYGAHPPDPCWPNAARIAVQFVLNYEEGAENSVLHGDAGSEAFLSEMIGARAISGSRGMQMESLYEYGSRVGFWRLHRLFTAAGLPVTVFGVALALARNPDAVMAMRKADWEIASHGLRWIDYQDIPVDVERAHILEAIALHTSVVGERPLGWYQGRTSPNTARLVAEEGGFVYDADSYADELPYYDRTHGRNQLIVPYTLDANDMKFAALNGFTEGEQFFRYLRDTFDLLYAEGETAPRMMSIGLHCRLAGKPARTLALQKFIEHIARHDRVWVARRLDIAQHWLRTHPA; the protein is encoded by the coding sequence ATGACACAATCCTACCCACGGGACCTGATCGGCTACGGTGCGCACCCTCCCGATCCATGCTGGCCGAATGCCGCACGCATCGCCGTTCAGTTCGTGCTGAATTACGAGGAAGGCGCGGAAAACAGCGTTCTACATGGCGATGCGGGATCGGAAGCATTCCTTTCCGAGATGATTGGCGCGCGCGCCATATCGGGCAGCCGCGGCATGCAGATGGAAAGTCTGTATGAATATGGTTCACGGGTGGGTTTCTGGCGGCTGCATCGCCTGTTTACGGCAGCGGGCCTGCCCGTGACGGTCTTCGGCGTCGCGCTGGCATTGGCGCGCAACCCGGATGCCGTCATGGCCATGCGCAAGGCGGATTGGGAAATCGCCAGCCATGGACTGCGCTGGATCGATTATCAGGATATCCCCGTCGACGTCGAACGCGCGCACATCCTTGAGGCGATCGCCCTGCATACGTCCGTCGTCGGCGAGCGACCGCTCGGCTGGTATCAGGGGCGGACGAGTCCGAATACCGCGCGCCTTGTCGCCGAGGAGGGCGGATTTGTTTACGACGCCGATTCCTATGCCGACGAACTGCCTTATTATGATCGAACCCATGGCCGCAATCAGCTGATCGTGCCGTATACGCTTGATGCAAACGACATGAAGTTCGCTGCCCTGAACGGTTTCACCGAAGGCGAGCAGTTCTTCCGTTATCTCCGCGATACATTCGATCTGCTGTATGCAGAAGGCGAGACAGCGCCCCGCATGATGTCGATCGGCCTGCATTGTCGTCTTGCCGGAAAGCCGGCGCGTACCTTGGCACTGCAGAAGTTCATCGAGCACATCGCACGCCACGATCGCGTCTGGGTGGCACGACGGCTGGACATCGCCCAACACTGGCTGAGGACCCACCCTGCATGA
- the lysA gene encoding diaminopimelate decarboxylase, translating into MTRPDPDPLHLLASRPSLRMDVHSGLLFEDVPLQILARDLGTPCWVTGAGTLRRRVRNLRSAFEAAGLDVGFHYAMKANDHLATLSVLRAEGCGADVVSGGELHRALTVGIRPDRIVFSGVGKTDAELKFALVQGVGQINVESAEELVRLSALAGTLGATARVALRVNPDVEAGTHDKISTGRAGDKFGIAWHEAPALYRQASDLPNVIPVGLAVHIGSQILSPAPFRAAYGRVADMVRALRADGLHVDIVDCGGGLGIRYRDELAPPPSALAGAIQETLGDLDVALAIEPGRWIAAPAGVLLASVIDVKKQPDDVPDFIVLDAAMNDLARPALYDSWHGIVPLSPERAQEDLIPQTVVGPVCESSDIMATARPLPPLQRGDVVAILDTGAYGAVMSSTYNARPLAAQAMVEHGQWQTIKARQPIEALWAGETIPEWLDRETA; encoded by the coding sequence ATGACGCGCCCCGATCCCGATCCCCTGCATCTTCTTGCATCCCGTCCTTCACTGCGCATGGACGTCCATTCCGGCCTCTTGTTCGAAGATGTGCCTTTGCAGATTCTTGCCAGAGATCTGGGAACGCCTTGCTGGGTGACAGGCGCCGGGACCCTTCGTCGGCGCGTCCGTAATCTCCGCTCGGCCTTCGAGGCAGCGGGGCTGGATGTCGGGTTTCATTACGCGATGAAGGCGAACGACCATCTGGCAACACTCAGCGTCCTTCGTGCTGAAGGGTGCGGTGCAGATGTCGTAAGTGGTGGTGAGCTTCATCGGGCGTTGACGGTGGGCATCAGGCCGGATCGGATCGTTTTCTCCGGCGTCGGCAAGACGGACGCTGAACTGAAATTCGCGCTGGTCCAGGGGGTCGGGCAGATCAATGTCGAGAGTGCGGAGGAACTGGTCCGTCTTTCCGCGCTGGCTGGCACGCTCGGCGCGACGGCACGGGTCGCCCTGCGTGTAAATCCGGACGTGGAGGCCGGCACGCACGACAAGATCAGCACCGGTCGTGCCGGAGACAAATTCGGCATCGCCTGGCATGAAGCGCCCGCGCTCTACAGGCAGGCTTCCGACCTGCCGAATGTCATCCCCGTCGGGCTGGCCGTGCATATCGGCAGCCAGATCCTGTCCCCCGCGCCGTTCAGGGCAGCCTACGGGCGCGTGGCGGATATGGTGCGGGCGCTTCGTGCCGATGGGCTGCATGTCGATATCGTCGATTGTGGCGGCGGTCTCGGCATCCGGTATCGCGACGAACTGGCCCCCCCGCCCAGCGCTCTGGCGGGCGCCATTCAGGAGACGCTGGGAGATCTGGATGTCGCATTGGCTATCGAACCGGGGCGCTGGATTGCCGCCCCGGCCGGCGTGCTGCTGGCGTCGGTCATCGACGTGAAGAAGCAGCCGGATGACGTGCCCGATTTCATCGTGCTCGATGCGGCCATGAACGACCTTGCCCGCCCCGCCCTCTATGATTCGTGGCATGGCATCGTGCCGTTGTCGCCCGAACGGGCGCAGGAAGATCTGATACCGCAGACAGTTGTCGGCCCCGTCTGTGAAAGCAGCGACATCATGGCGACCGCGCGGCCCCTCCCGCCCTTGCAGCGTGGCGATGTCGTCGCCATTCTCGATACCGGTGCCTATGGTGCCGTCATGAGTTCGACCTACAATGCTCGCCCTCTCGCGGCGCAGGCCATGGTCGAACATGGACAATGGCAGACGATCAAGGCGCGTCAGCCCATTGAGGCATTGTGGGCTGGCGAGACGATCCCCGAATGGCTGGATCGCGAAACAGCGTGA
- a CDS encoding response regulator: MAMRTMFSDHSTTPPVVLVVEDQALLRLVAVDMIEEAGFTALEAADAMSALNMLRMRQDIAFVFSDVDMPGAMNGIDLIRYIRALNSSIKIIVTSGTFHADKLELPSEGIFLPKPYLLDDVSAALQRFTH; the protein is encoded by the coding sequence ATGGCGATGCGCACGATGTTTTCTGACCACTCGACGACTCCGCCGGTCGTCCTCGTGGTGGAAGACCAGGCCCTGTTGAGACTCGTTGCCGTCGATATGATCGAGGAGGCGGGCTTCACGGCGCTCGAAGCCGCGGACGCCATGAGTGCCCTCAACATGCTCAGGATGCGTCAGGATATCGCTTTCGTCTTTTCCGATGTGGACATGCCCGGCGCCATGAACGGCATTGACCTCATTCGCTACATTCGCGCCCTGAACTCATCGATCAAGATCATCGTGACCTCAGGCACTTTTCACGCTGACAAGCTGGAATTGCCATCTGAAGGTATTTTCCTGCCCAAACCATATCTTCTCGATGACGTCAGCGCGGCGCTACAGCGCTTCACCCATTAA
- a CDS encoding ferritin-like domain-containing protein: MTTDPGNTFLTDVAMLRERARKSLDDGAVTPTYQGDVQKTIDLLQSVVATELVCVLRYTMHSISVEGLASESVGAEFAQHAKEERQHMLAAAERIDQLGGIPNFNPEGLASRSATEYGNGGNLVEMVKQNLIAERVVIEHYQELIRYFGDHDPTTRIMLEGFLAEEEDHATDMHDLLVAHEGKPFLS, from the coding sequence ATGACCACAGACCCTGGCAACACCTTCCTGACGGACGTGGCAATGCTGCGCGAGCGCGCCAGGAAATCCCTCGACGATGGTGCCGTAACGCCTACCTATCAGGGCGATGTCCAAAAGACGATCGATCTCCTGCAAAGCGTCGTGGCGACGGAACTCGTCTGCGTACTGCGCTACACGATGCACTCAATCTCCGTCGAAGGCTTGGCAAGCGAAAGCGTGGGCGCCGAATTCGCCCAACATGCGAAGGAAGAGCGTCAGCATATGCTTGCCGCCGCCGAGCGCATCGATCAATTGGGTGGTATTCCGAACTTCAATCCTGAAGGCCTGGCCTCGCGTTCGGCGACAGAATACGGCAACGGCGGCAATCTTGTCGAAATGGTCAAGCAGAACCTGATCGCCGAACGTGTCGTGATCGAACACTATCAGGAGTTGATCCGCTATTTCGGCGACCATGATCCCACCACGCGGATCATGCTGGAAGGCTTCCTGGCGGAAGAGGAAGACCACGCGACGGACATGCACGATCTTCTGGTCGCGCACGAAGGCAAGCCATTCCTTTCCTGA
- a CDS encoding trypsin-like serine peptidase, which yields MRFAAAALLALLAVQDATAQALPGIDGNARRPIPLNDPPWRILGRVQTDLGARCTGFLVAPRVVETAAHCLFIRKTGHFTPPGHVHFLLGYRAGTYRAHAHVQRLVIPAGYNPIAPTTTPLDDHALLVLDRSLISESQLLPFVKPAVGMRAALAGYQQDRAEIAVGDTDCAIVRITGKLVAHNCSGTFGVSGAPLIVRASQGWAIAGVTTLAHAGYGGYAIAQ from the coding sequence GTGAGATTTGCAGCCGCGGCGCTTCTGGCTCTGCTGGCAGTTCAGGACGCCACGGCTCAGGCGCTCCCCGGCATCGATGGCAATGCAAGACGCCCCATACCACTAAATGATCCGCCATGGCGGATTCTGGGACGTGTTCAGACGGATCTGGGCGCCCGCTGTACAGGCTTCCTTGTTGCGCCGCGTGTGGTCGAAACGGCTGCACATTGCCTTTTCATTCGAAAGACCGGTCATTTCACGCCACCCGGTCATGTCCATTTCCTGCTCGGCTATCGCGCAGGGACATATCGGGCGCATGCCCATGTGCAGCGCCTAGTCATTCCAGCCGGCTATAACCCGATCGCTCCCACAACCACGCCACTCGACGATCACGCGCTTCTCGTTCTCGATCGATCCTTGATATCCGAGAGCCAGTTATTGCCTTTCGTGAAACCTGCCGTTGGAATGCGCGCCGCCCTGGCCGGATATCAACAGGACCGCGCGGAGATTGCCGTCGGTGACACGGACTGCGCCATCGTGCGCATCACGGGCAAACTTGTCGCCCATAATTGCAGCGGCACCTTCGGCGTCAGCGGCGCGCCCCTGATCGTCCGGGCCTCGCAAGGCTGGGCCATTGCCGGCGTGACGACGCTGGCACATGCCGGATATGGCGGATACGCCATTGCTCAATAG
- a CDS encoding DUF4175 domain-containing protein → MSATLHDRPFLVRRLSRVRRHARRVLWMERAWPQLHGVVAATGLYILAGLLRVPQSLPDWARVILLVCFVSTVVIMTIRGWRRIVDPTVAEMDRQIERASRLPFQPLLALQDHPATTGEPALWHLHIERVMRGIGVLRAGWPKPRLTPWDRGGAAFLLAALLTALVLAGTSAPSRILAAFVPGMDDADVPLPRIQAWIDLPSYAPGAPQFLGERDGTASVPQGARLTAILTGTMSHPYLSGATTSARDDRALDRRSWALHASLDGSGTLRLKSRWRTIAQWQMQVRPDLAPDVAWDGKPQVVQDTWRLKLPWKVAQAYGVQSLQAEMRLHGRSNPRVLKVPVPLNGAPKDAHGVSEQDLSADPWAGEQVDATLYATSVSGLHARSKPVTFRLPARSFHDPVAKAIIATRHRLALGEQTRVAAADDLRALTEVLPLRETGVILSLDLAASQLTDPDDADAREQVIGLTWAVALYLEDLRETDRETALANLDIRAAQAAVQTQIAHMKKLGHAGQVTAEQEELAQRMKTLRQAIDRRMQALMRQAMQNGTMLPETSQDQGDADDAFARLMRRLQSDATNGHGDDAMRRLQQLEEMTSRMRNATPQDLANMAQQMRAQAEAQAQRHELHDLVKRQAALLDHTQSRLSAQRRANSTDQDEDSPGGSDNQDLATMSTPELLRRLGLQQPPSEALETRTDTAPPPADPAVEATHDEERRKDHAVQSALRRVDTILNDAVKQTSGKPLDGLKKADKDMAAARHALAHGQDDAAQQAEQQALKDLAEAGKQMSDAQKAQSKGGGPIALLPGFSSAADRQGGGKAGQGQGDDSDSDGADADRHGDRDPLGRKLGKGNQGMDTDGHIPEADQRARAREIERELRRRDADRTRPRSELDYLDRLLKSY, encoded by the coding sequence ATGAGCGCGACCCTGCACGATCGGCCCTTCCTTGTTCGCCGTCTTTCTCGCGTGCGGCGTCATGCACGGCGCGTCCTGTGGATGGAGCGCGCCTGGCCGCAACTACACGGCGTCGTAGCGGCAACCGGTCTGTATATACTGGCTGGATTGCTGCGCGTGCCGCAGAGCCTGCCGGACTGGGCGCGGGTCATTCTTCTGGTGTGTTTCGTCAGCACGGTCGTCATCATGACGATACGTGGCTGGCGTCGGATCGTCGATCCGACAGTGGCCGAGATGGATCGGCAGATTGAACGTGCCTCTCGTCTGCCGTTTCAACCGTTGCTGGCATTGCAGGACCATCCGGCGACAACTGGCGAACCGGCCCTGTGGCACCTCCACATCGAACGCGTCATGCGTGGGATCGGGGTGTTGCGGGCTGGCTGGCCGAAACCGCGCCTGACGCCATGGGATCGTGGCGGCGCGGCCTTTCTTCTGGCGGCCCTGCTAACGGCGCTTGTTTTGGCCGGTACGTCGGCCCCCTCTCGCATTCTGGCGGCTTTCGTACCGGGGATGGACGACGCGGACGTTCCTCTGCCTCGTATCCAGGCGTGGATCGACTTACCTTCCTATGCGCCTGGCGCACCTCAATTCCTTGGCGAGCGTGATGGCACCGCATCCGTTCCACAAGGCGCGCGGCTGACGGCCATCTTGACCGGGACAATGTCACATCCCTATCTTTCGGGTGCGACGACGAGCGCGCGTGATGATCGGGCGCTGGATCGCCGAAGCTGGGCACTGCATGCATCGCTGGATGGCAGTGGCACCCTGCGTCTGAAGTCTCGCTGGCGGACGATTGCACAATGGCAGATGCAGGTGCGACCTGATCTGGCGCCGGATGTGGCATGGGACGGCAAGCCGCAGGTCGTTCAGGACACCTGGCGGCTGAAACTGCCCTGGAAAGTCGCCCAGGCTTATGGGGTTCAGTCGTTGCAGGCTGAAATGAGACTGCACGGTCGAAGCAATCCACGCGTGCTCAAGGTGCCTGTTCCGCTGAATGGCGCGCCGAAAGACGCCCATGGTGTTTCGGAGCAGGACCTGTCCGCGGATCCATGGGCGGGCGAACAGGTGGATGCCACGCTATATGCCACCAGCGTCAGCGGCCTGCACGCGCGAAGCAAGCCCGTGACTTTCCGGTTGCCGGCGCGCAGTTTCCATGACCCGGTCGCGAAGGCGATCATCGCGACACGGCATCGCCTTGCGCTGGGTGAACAGACGCGCGTGGCGGCAGCCGACGATCTGCGCGCACTGACCGAGGTCCTGCCCCTTCGCGAGACAGGCGTAATCCTTTCGCTTGATCTGGCCGCCAGCCAATTGACCGACCCGGATGACGCAGACGCCAGGGAGCAGGTGATCGGTCTTACCTGGGCGGTAGCGCTCTATCTGGAGGATCTGCGCGAAACGGATCGCGAAACGGCTTTGGCCAATCTCGATATCCGGGCGGCACAGGCGGCCGTACAGACGCAGATCGCGCATATGAAGAAGCTGGGTCATGCCGGACAGGTGACCGCGGAGCAGGAAGAGCTGGCCCAGCGCATGAAGACCCTGCGGCAGGCGATTGATCGCAGGATGCAGGCCTTGATGCGTCAGGCCATGCAGAACGGCACGATGTTGCCGGAAACAAGCCAGGATCAGGGGGATGCCGATGATGCTTTCGCGCGGCTCATGCGACGGCTGCAATCGGACGCGACGAATGGTCACGGCGACGATGCGATGCGTCGGCTCCAGCAATTGGAAGAGATGACCAGCCGGATGCGCAATGCCACGCCGCAGGATCTGGCGAACATGGCGCAACAGATGCGTGCGCAGGCCGAGGCGCAGGCCCAGCGCCACGAACTTCACGATCTGGTCAAGCGGCAGGCGGCATTGCTCGATCATACCCAGTCCCGGCTGAGTGCCCAGCGTCGCGCGAATTCGACCGATCAGGATGAGGACAGTCCGGGCGGGAGCGACAATCAGGATCTCGCGACGATGTCCACGCCGGAATTGCTTCGCCGGCTTGGCCTGCAACAACCGCCATCGGAAGCGCTGGAGACGAGGACGGATACGGCACCACCGCCTGCCGACCCGGCTGTCGAGGCCACCCACGACGAGGAGCGGCGCAAGGATCATGCCGTGCAAAGTGCGTTGCGTCGCGTGGATACGATCCTGAACGATGCGGTGAAGCAGACATCCGGCAAACCTCTCGACGGCTTGAAGAAGGCCGATAAGGACATGGCCGCCGCCCGACATGCCTTGGCGCATGGGCAGGATGACGCGGCGCAACAGGCCGAACAGCAGGCGCTCAAGGACCTTGCGGAAGCCGGCAAACAGATGAGCGACGCACAGAAGGCGCAGTCGAAGGGCGGCGGCCCGATTGCACTGTTGCCCGGCTTCAGCTCCGCCGCTGATCGACAGGGCGGTGGAAAAGCGGGACAAGGCCAGGGCGACGATAGTGACTCGGACGGCGCGGATGCGGACCGTCATGGCGATCGCGATCCGCTGGGGCGTAAGCTGGGCAAGGGTAATCAGGGCATGGACACGGACGGCCACATACCGGAGGCCGACCAGCGTGCGCGGGCGCGGGAAATCGAACGCGAACTACGCCGCCGGGATGCCGATCGGACGCGCCCGCGCAGCGAACTCGATTATCTCGATCGGCTGCTCAAATCATACTGA
- a CDS encoding cytidine deaminase has translation MSDDLTQAAVAVRKKAYAPYSRFLVGAAIRSDIGLHAGCNVENAAFPQGSCAEAGAISVMIAAGGKRIQEVVIAGGGEAPCTPCGGCRQRLREFASPDLVIRIVGAEGEPRLVRTLAELLPDSFGPDHLV, from the coding sequence ATGAGCGATGATCTGACGCAAGCCGCCGTGGCGGTCCGCAAGAAAGCCTATGCACCTTATTCCAGATTTCTGGTCGGTGCGGCCATACGAAGCGATATTGGCCTGCATGCGGGCTGCAACGTTGAAAACGCCGCATTTCCCCAAGGTAGCTGCGCCGAAGCCGGCGCCATTTCGGTGATGATCGCAGCCGGCGGCAAGCGCATCCAGGAAGTCGTGATCGCTGGCGGTGGGGAGGCGCCATGCACGCCATGCGGTGGATGCCGTCAGCGCCTGCGCGAATTTGCATCGCCTGACCTGGTAATCAGGATTGTCGGGGCGGAAGGAGAACCTCGCCTCGTGCGCACCCTTGCGGAACTGCTGCCCGATTCATTCGGCCCGGACCATCTTGTGTGA